One region of Flavobacterium sp. GSB-24 genomic DNA includes:
- a CDS encoding ABC transporter substrate-binding protein, protein MRHLLPKMIFAASFFILIGCKKNEKAEIVKAENAKNSIEYATGLSIVKYEDYSVVTVSNPWPNANKDFKYILKEKDAKVPDSLQTYTTVQVPLNSVVVTSTTNIPFLEMLEVENKLVGFPHTDYISSEKTRALIDKGSVKNVGQNEKLNIEQLIELSPDLIVTFGVDNNNPMLDNLKKSGLKVLIQGDWMEQSPLGKAEWIKLYGALFGKEDQAKELFDKIVESYNQAKKLVADKPATSKVLYGSMYEDVWYVAKGNSWVAQFMQDAKSNYLWADLKGTGSEGLSFEKVLDKAKTANIWIASGSFKSLDELQKANPHYGEFDAFKNKSVYNFEGKLGATGGTVYYELAPSRPDLVLKDYIKIFHPDLLASYEFTFASKLN, encoded by the coding sequence ATGAGACATTTATTACCTAAAATGATTTTTGCGGCTTCTTTTTTTATTCTTATCGGATGTAAGAAGAATGAGAAAGCTGAAATTGTAAAAGCTGAAAATGCAAAAAACAGTATCGAATATGCAACAGGACTTTCTATCGTAAAATATGAGGATTATTCGGTTGTAACTGTCTCAAATCCATGGCCGAATGCCAATAAAGATTTCAAATATATTTTAAAAGAAAAAGATGCAAAGGTTCCAGACAGCCTTCAAACTTATACTACTGTCCAAGTTCCGTTAAACTCTGTCGTTGTGACTTCAACAACTAATATTCCGTTTTTAGAAATGCTTGAAGTGGAAAATAAATTGGTCGGATTTCCGCATACCGATTATATTTCATCAGAAAAAACGAGAGCATTAATTGACAAAGGTTCCGTAAAAAATGTTGGACAAAATGAAAAACTGAACATTGAGCAGTTAATCGAATTATCTCCAGATTTGATTGTAACTTTTGGAGTTGATAATAATAATCCGATGCTGGATAATCTGAAAAAAAGCGGTTTAAAAGTTTTAATTCAAGGTGATTGGATGGAACAATCCCCACTTGGAAAAGCAGAATGGATCAAACTTTACGGTGCTTTGTTTGGTAAAGAAGATCAAGCCAAGGAACTTTTTGATAAAATTGTAGAGAGTTATAATCAGGCTAAAAAATTAGTAGCAGACAAGCCAGCTACTTCAAAAGTTTTGTACGGTTCAATGTACGAAGATGTTTGGTATGTTGCCAAAGGAAACAGCTGGGTTGCGCAATTTATGCAAGATGCGAAATCCAATTATTTGTGGGCAGATTTAAAAGGAACTGGAAGCGAAGGTTTATCTTTTGAAAAAGTTTTAGACAAAGCCAAAACGGCCAACATTTGGATTGCTTCGGGTTCATTTAAAAGTTTAGATGAACTGCAAAAAGCAAATCCACATTACGGAGAATTCGACGCTTTTAAAAATAAAAGCGTTTATAATTTTGAAGGAAAATTGGGAGCAACTGGCGGCACCGTTTATTACGAATTGGCACCAAGCCGACCTGATTTAGTTTTAAAAGATTATATCAAAATTTTCCATCCCGATTTATTGGCTAGCTACGAATTTACTTTTGCATCAAAACTGAATTAA
- a CDS encoding DUF5522 domain-containing protein translates to MNTTKMKICSSCESEFSCGDISIENKCWCNDYPPIFNLSEGGDCLCPVCFKEACEDKIEAYIETITPHNAPKNKAISLPKTEKLIEGIDYYIEDGNMVFKTWFHLKRGTCCGNDCRHCPY, encoded by the coding sequence ATGAATACCACAAAAATGAAAATTTGCTCAAGCTGTGAATCTGAATTCAGCTGTGGAGATATATCTATAGAAAACAAATGCTGGTGTAATGATTACCCGCCAATCTTTAATCTCTCTGAAGGCGGAGATTGTCTTTGCCCTGTCTGCTTCAAAGAAGCCTGCGAAGACAAAATAGAGGCCTACATCGAAACTATTACTCCTCACAATGCTCCGAAAAATAAAGCCATATCTTTGCCCAAAACAGAAAAATTAATCGAAGGCATTGATTATTACATCGAAGATGGTAATATGGTTTTTAAAACTTGGTTTCATCTTAAACGAGGAACCTGCTGCGGAAATGACTGCAGACATTGCCCCTATTAA
- a CDS encoding four helix bundle protein has protein sequence MKNNIVKNKSFEFAIRIVKLYQYLSNDKKEFILSKQLLRSGTSIGAMIREAEHAESKSDFIHKFAIAQKEANEVIYWLELLKATDYLNQKEFENINNDAVSILKLITSIIKTSKSQLSKSRLLPN, from the coding sequence ATGAAAAACAACATCGTAAAAAATAAAAGTTTTGAATTTGCAATCAGAATTGTCAAACTATATCAGTATCTCAGCAATGATAAAAAAGAATTTATACTTTCCAAACAACTTCTTAGATCAGGAACAAGTATTGGCGCAATGATTCGAGAAGCAGAACATGCCGAAAGTAAAAGTGATTTTATTCATAAATTTGCTATTGCGCAAAAAGAAGCAAATGAGGTTATTTATTGGCTGGAATTATTAAAAGCAACTGATTATTTAAATCAAAAAGAATTTGAAAACATCAACAATGATGCTGTTTCAATTTTAAAATTAATAACCAGCATCATTAAAACATCAAAAAGCCAATTAAGTAAAAGTAGACTTCTTCCCAATTAA
- the cobU gene encoding bifunctional adenosylcobinamide kinase/adenosylcobinamide-phosphate guanylyltransferase, giving the protein MIYLITGGERSGKSSYAQKLALELSNSPIYVATARKWDDDFQNRIDRHQQERDERWTNIEKEKFLSEIDFSGKTALIDCVTLWLTNFFVDHKNNVDLSLEEAKKEFLSIASQKDTNLIIVTNEIGMGVHASTEIGRKFTELQGWMNQFLASNADEVVLMVSGIPVKIKGENSKI; this is encoded by the coding sequence ATGATTTACCTAATTACCGGCGGCGAGCGTTCGGGCAAAAGCAGTTATGCTCAGAAACTTGCTTTGGAACTTTCTAACTCTCCCATATATGTAGCAACTGCTCGAAAATGGGACGATGATTTTCAAAATCGCATAGACCGCCATCAGCAGGAAAGAGACGAGCGCTGGACCAATATTGAAAAAGAAAAATTTTTAAGCGAAATTGATTTTTCTGGTAAAACAGCTTTAATTGACTGCGTAACTCTTTGGCTGACTAACTTTTTTGTCGATCATAAAAATAATGTCGATCTAAGTCTCGAAGAAGCTAAAAAAGAATTCCTCTCAATTGCCAGTCAAAAAGATACTAATTTAATTATTGTAACTAACGAAATTGGAATGGGCGTTCATGCTAGTACAGAAATCGGACGAAAATTTACCGAATTGCAAGGCTGGATGAATCAGTTTCTAGCTTCAAATGCAGATGAAGTAGTTTTGATGGTTTCGGGAATTCCGGTTAAGATAAAAGGAGAAAATTCCAAAATTTAA
- the cobT gene encoding nicotinate-nucleotide--dimethylbenzimidazole phosphoribosyltransferase, translating to MSNLEDILKSRRDTRHFTTDEVPDEVIQKALQAGHWAPSVGLTDATRYYIIKSDEVKTSIKKLFLDYNKKAEELTDNPEQKELYRSLKLEAIEEAPIGLIIAYDRSVLNQFTIGTIGSNEAVKFSSVCAAQNIWLSLTEQGYGMGWVSILNYYQFKKILALPENIEPLGYFCIGKPATNYNNQPMLQQLHWKQKSEAPICAEITEIHQINISDLKVNSINEIETKPDFNKLLQEKIDSKTKPVGSLGTLETLAFQMASVFETLNPKIEKPNIVVFAADHGIANHGVSDYPQDVTRQMVTNFLEGGAAINVFCKQNNIELSIVDAGVNYDFPTNANLIDAKIAKGTQSFLHIPAMSETEVQLCFDKGKDIIERIAKTGSNCIGFGEMGIGNTSTASVLISLLTDFPIEECVGKGTGVENEKLILKQNILKKALENYSSQADLISQLSYFGGFEIIQMAGGMLAAFENKMLILVDGFICTTAFLIAYKINPNIKQNAVFCHCSAEKAHSKLLEYLDVKPILNLDLRLGEGTGCAIAFPLLKSAEAFLNEMASFESAGISRK from the coding sequence ATGAGCAATCTAGAAGATATATTAAAATCACGCCGCGACACCCGACATTTTACAACTGATGAAGTTCCTGATGAAGTAATTCAAAAAGCTTTACAGGCTGGACATTGGGCGCCGTCTGTTGGTTTGACTGATGCTACGAGATATTATATTATTAAATCGGATGAAGTAAAGACTTCAATTAAAAAACTATTTTTAGATTACAACAAAAAAGCCGAGGAACTTACCGACAATCCCGAACAAAAAGAACTCTACCGATCGCTCAAATTAGAAGCAATTGAAGAAGCGCCAATCGGGCTTATTATTGCTTATGATCGTTCGGTTTTAAACCAATTTACTATTGGGACTATTGGCAGTAATGAAGCTGTGAAATTTAGTTCGGTTTGTGCGGCTCAGAATATTTGGCTCTCTCTAACTGAACAAGGTTACGGAATGGGCTGGGTTTCGATTCTGAATTATTATCAGTTTAAAAAAATCCTTGCTTTACCTGAGAATATAGAACCGCTTGGTTATTTCTGTATCGGAAAACCAGCAACAAATTATAATAATCAGCCAATGCTGCAGCAATTGCATTGGAAACAAAAATCAGAAGCTCCGATCTGCGCTGAAATCACAGAAATTCATCAAATAAACATTTCTGATTTAAAAGTAAATTCTATAAATGAAATCGAAACTAAACCCGATTTCAACAAACTGCTGCAGGAAAAAATAGATTCAAAAACAAAACCTGTTGGTTCTTTAGGAACATTAGAAACCTTGGCTTTTCAGATGGCAAGTGTTTTTGAAACTTTAAATCCCAAAATTGAAAAACCAAATATTGTTGTTTTTGCTGCAGATCACGGAATCGCTAATCATGGCGTAAGCGATTATCCGCAAGATGTTACGCGACAAATGGTAACTAATTTCCTTGAAGGAGGCGCCGCAATTAATGTTTTCTGCAAACAAAATAATATTGAATTATCAATTGTTGATGCTGGTGTAAATTATGATTTCCCAACAAATGCAAATTTAATTGATGCAAAAATTGCCAAAGGCACTCAATCATTTCTGCATATTCCTGCAATGAGCGAAACCGAAGTTCAATTGTGCTTTGATAAAGGAAAAGATATTATTGAAAGAATTGCTAAAACAGGTTCTAACTGCATTGGATTTGGAGAAATGGGAATAGGAAATACTTCTACAGCTTCTGTTTTAATTAGCCTTTTAACTGATTTTCCTATTGAAGAATGCGTTGGAAAAGGAACTGGAGTTGAAAATGAAAAATTAATTCTGAAACAAAATATTCTAAAAAAAGCACTCGAAAATTATTCCAGTCAAGCCGATTTAATTTCACAGCTTTCTTATTTTGGCGGTTTTGAAATCATACAAATGGCTGGCGGAATGCTGGCTGCCTTTGAAAATAAAATGCTGATTTTAGTTGATGGTTTTATTTGTACCACAGCTTTTTTAATCGCTTATAAAATCAATCCGAATATAAAGCAAAATGCAGTTTTCTGTCATTGCTCTGCAGAAAAAGCACATTCTAAATTGCTAGAATATTTAGATGTCAAGCCCATTTTAAATCTTGATTTACGTTTAGGTGAAGGAACGGGCTGTGCGATTGCTTTTCCACTTCTAAAATCGGCTGAGGCTTTTTTGAATGAAATGGCTAGTTTTGAAAGTGCCGGCATAAGTAGGAAATAG
- a CDS encoding adenosylcobinamide-GDP ribazoletransferase, with product MKKELHIFFTCLMFYTRIPCPKNITHHPDYLNKATRYFPFIGWIVGTISFLAFYLFSLFLSTETAVIFAIIASVLTTGAFHEDGFADVCDGFGGGWTKEKILMIMKDSAIGAYGAIGLVLLFLLKFKLLAESILLSTNNILLIFLLFISAHSLSRLAAISIIFTHEYAREDASSKSKPIAKQYTWKEVFGSCFFGLIPLIILSYFDYKLILAIIPVFITRYFLARYFQKWIGGYTGDCLGATQQVCEVIFYLSILFLWKFI from the coding sequence ATGAAAAAAGAACTACATATTTTCTTCACCTGTTTAATGTTTTACACCAGAATTCCTTGTCCAAAAAACATAACTCATCATCCTGATTATTTAAATAAAGCCACACGATATTTCCCTTTTATTGGCTGGATTGTTGGAACAATTTCATTTCTGGCTTTCTATCTTTTTTCGCTTTTTCTTTCTACAGAAACTGCTGTAATTTTTGCAATTATTGCTTCTGTTTTAACAACCGGCGCTTTTCACGAAGACGGATTTGCAGATGTCTGTGACGGATTTGGCGGCGGCTGGACCAAAGAAAAAATCCTAATGATTATGAAAGACAGTGCCATTGGCGCTTACGGAGCAATCGGATTGGTTTTACTTTTTTTATTAAAATTCAAACTGCTTGCAGAATCCATTTTACTTTCCACAAATAACATCTTACTAATTTTCCTTTTATTTATTTCTGCTCATTCGTTAAGTCGTTTAGCAGCTATAAGTATCATTTTTACACATGAATATGCTCGTGAAGATGCTTCGAGCAAAAGTAAACCAATTGCGAAGCAATATACTTGGAAAGAAGTTTTTGGCTCATGCTTTTTTGGTTTAATTCCGTTAATTATACTTTCTTATTTTGATTACAAATTAATTTTAGCCATAATTCCTGTATTTATTACAAGATATTTTTTGGCTCGTTATTTTCAAAAATGGATTGGCGGTTATACAGGTGATTGTTTAGGCGCAACACAGCAAGTCTGCGAGGTTATATTTTATCTAAGTATTTTATTTTTATGGAAATTTATCTAG
- the cobC gene encoding alpha-ribazole phosphatase, which yields MEIYLVRHTETICEKGICYGQSDLNIAEPFDEIFGKIISELPSKAMIFSSPLKRCSILAKHIQENVNTISYQEDDRLKEMNFGDWELKSWDEIPPEQLNPWMEDFVNIKVSNGESFVELHERVGDFLNEISLLENPIIIVSHAGVIRSILCHQTETPLIEAFKNKVNFGQVIRIKL from the coding sequence ATGGAAATTTATCTAGTCCGTCACACCGAGACGATCTGCGAAAAAGGAATCTGTTACGGACAATCTGATTTAAATATTGCAGAACCCTTTGATGAAATATTTGGTAAAATTATTTCAGAATTACCTTCAAAAGCAATGATTTTTTCAAGTCCATTAAAACGTTGTTCAATTCTTGCTAAACATATTCAGGAGAATGTAAATACAATTTCATATCAGGAAGATGATCGTCTAAAGGAAATGAATTTTGGAGATTGGGAATTGAAAAGCTGGGATGAGATTCCGCCCGAACAACTCAATCCGTGGATGGAAGATTTTGTAAATATCAAAGTTTCAAATGGCGAATCGTTTGTAGAGTTACATGAAAGAGTTGGTGACTTTTTAAATGAAATTTCACTGCTAGAAAATCCTATAATTATTGTTTCTCATGCAGGAGTCATCAGAAGTATTTTATGTCATCAGACAGAAACTCCCTTGATAGAAGCTTTTAAAAATAAAGTAAATTTCGGACAAGTTATCAGAATAAAGCTCTAA
- a CDS encoding TonB-dependent receptor, which produces MTIKLRLAFCLLLLCQITLAQSDSITSLKEVFVSDKNLKKYSASQSVLKLNDSIINKNEALLTDLLNFNSTLYFKEYGRGMLSTVSFRGTTSSQTAVIWNGININSQMNGSTDFNTISSSDYNSVSVKAGGGSVIYGSGAIGGTVHLNNDLSFLNRFENNLRLDYGSFNTIGINYKTSISNKKWSTQIGFSKNSSTNDYKYLNRYTWRGEQRWNQNGQYDIITLNANVGYKINENHILKLYSQTSNTDRNTSLIVETETKSKYVNGFNRNLLEYDGNFGKLKTNFKTAYIFENYQYFADNSTNNFTYGKTENLITKLDLDYTLFKSTQVNGIIDYSRTNGYGTSFGSHVREISSASLLLRQDIGDNWKNEIGVRKEFTNNYKSPLLFNLGSSYKFNDWYNLKLNISRNFRIPTYNDLYWETGGNPNLKPENSYQGEIGNAFTFKNFTWTQNFYYIKIKDMLQWVPGTGGIWTPQNQDKVNSYGTETLLSWRKNYGKNNFAANATYAYTISQDEKTKNQIFFVPFNKATGAVSYSRNKVSAYYQILYNGFVYTTADNSKDEIINDYLISNIGIDYDLKFLDSFKIGFQVLNLLNKDYESLENRPMPGRNFNVYLTLKF; this is translated from the coding sequence ATGACTATAAAACTAAGGTTAGCTTTTTGTTTATTATTGTTGTGCCAGATTACTTTGGCGCAGAGCGATTCTATTACCAGTTTGAAAGAAGTTTTTGTTTCAGACAAAAACTTAAAAAAATACTCAGCATCGCAATCTGTTTTAAAACTTAATGATTCCATTATTAATAAAAATGAGGCATTGTTAACTGATTTGCTGAATTTTAATTCTACTTTATATTTTAAAGAATATGGTCGCGGAATGCTTTCGACTGTTTCTTTTAGAGGAACGACTTCTTCCCAAACAGCAGTAATTTGGAACGGAATAAATATTAATTCTCAAATGAATGGAAGCACCGATTTTAATACTATTTCCAGTTCAGATTATAATTCAGTCAGTGTTAAGGCTGGCGGTGGAAGTGTAATTTATGGAAGTGGCGCAATTGGAGGAACCGTTCATTTAAATAATGACTTATCTTTTTTAAATCGTTTTGAAAATAACTTAAGATTAGATTACGGCAGTTTTAATACTATTGGTATTAATTACAAAACATCTATTTCTAACAAAAAATGGAGCACGCAAATTGGTTTTTCAAAAAACAGCTCCACAAACGATTATAAGTATTTGAATCGCTATACTTGGAGAGGCGAACAGCGCTGGAACCAAAACGGGCAGTATGATATTATTACTTTGAATGCAAATGTTGGGTACAAAATAAACGAAAACCATATTTTAAAGCTGTATAGTCAAACTTCAAATACAGACAGAAATACATCTTTAATTGTAGAAACAGAAACCAAAAGCAAGTACGTAAATGGTTTCAACAGAAACCTGCTTGAATACGATGGAAATTTTGGAAAGCTGAAAACCAATTTTAAGACAGCATATATTTTTGAAAATTATCAATACTTTGCTGATAATAGCACTAATAATTTTACGTACGGAAAAACCGAAAATTTGATTACAAAGTTAGATTTAGATTATACTTTATTTAAATCTACTCAGGTCAACGGAATTATAGATTACAGCAGAACAAATGGTTATGGAACTAGTTTTGGAAGTCATGTTCGCGAAATCAGTTCGGCTTCTTTGTTATTAAGGCAAGATATTGGTGATAACTGGAAAAATGAAATTGGTGTTAGAAAAGAATTTACCAATAATTACAAATCACCGCTTTTATTCAATTTAGGCTCTTCTTATAAATTCAATGATTGGTACAATTTAAAGTTGAATATTTCTAGAAATTTCAGAATTCCAACTTACAACGACTTGTATTGGGAAACTGGAGGAAATCCGAACTTGAAACCAGAAAACTCTTATCAGGGAGAAATTGGCAATGCGTTTACATTTAAAAATTTCACTTGGACGCAGAATTTTTATTATATAAAAATAAAAGACATGCTGCAATGGGTGCCTGGAACTGGTGGTATTTGGACACCGCAAAACCAAGATAAAGTCAACAGTTATGGAACTGAAACTTTATTAAGCTGGAGAAAAAATTATGGTAAAAACAATTTTGCAGCAAATGCAACGTATGCTTATACCATATCTCAAGATGAAAAAACCAAAAACCAAATCTTTTTTGTTCCTTTTAATAAAGCAACTGGAGCAGTTTCCTACTCAAGAAATAAAGTAAGCGCTTACTATCAAATTCTTTACAATGGTTTTGTTTATACAACCGCCGATAATAGTAAGGATGAAATTATAAACGATTATTTAATTTCAAATATCGGAATCGATTATGATCTTAAATTTTTAGATTCTTTTAAAATAGGTTTTCAGGTTTTAAATCTTTTAAATAAAGACTATGAAAGCCTAGAAAACAGACCAATGCCAGGTCGCAATTTCAATGTGTATTTAACCTTAAAATTTTAA
- a CDS encoding DUF5074 domain-containing protein, which translates to MKFSKLLLIALSISLFVSCSSDDDDTPKGAYDNGFFILNEGSSSVGSVSFSSNDFSLFTKDAYKAENGNDLVGGYLQNIFFDGDKAYIIAGGSNVINVVNRYTFKLIAKIDSGLATPRYGVVKDGKAYVTNANTYSYINPATGDTDDFVAVINLATNKVESKIELNATANRLVLEDGKLYITEPNSSSKLLIVNIATKAVETLEIGYSADCIEEENGNLYILRAPFSGNGELVKVKLSDKSVSKIGFPDSLAGVGLMDIEDNKIYYTAGTSVYAMGINATAPSTTAIVTIADSYIYGFAVENNRIYVADAKFDKDSKAFIYDLAGNLQKELATGAGSNGFYFND; encoded by the coding sequence ATGAAGTTCAGTAAATTACTTTTAATAGCGTTAAGCATTTCGTTATTCGTTTCTTGTTCAAGCGATGATGACGATACTCCAAAAGGCGCTTATGACAATGGTTTTTTTATTTTGAATGAAGGAAGTTCAAGTGTTGGTAGTGTTTCATTCTCTAGCAATGATTTTAGTTTGTTTACAAAAGATGCTTATAAAGCTGAAAATGGAAATGATTTGGTTGGAGGATATTTACAGAATATCTTTTTTGACGGAGATAAAGCTTATATCATTGCAGGTGGTTCCAATGTGATCAATGTTGTAAACAGATATACTTTTAAATTGATTGCAAAAATTGATTCAGGTCTTGCAACTCCAAGATATGGTGTTGTGAAAGATGGAAAAGCTTATGTTACCAACGCAAATACGTATTCGTACATTAATCCAGCAACAGGAGATACTGATGATTTTGTTGCTGTTATTAACTTAGCTACTAATAAAGTAGAGTCAAAAATTGAATTAAACGCAACTGCAAACAGATTAGTTCTAGAAGATGGTAAATTATACATCACTGAACCAAACAGCAGCAGTAAACTTTTAATTGTAAATATTGCTACAAAAGCAGTTGAAACTTTAGAAATTGGATATAGTGCAGATTGTATCGAAGAAGAAAATGGTAATTTATATATTCTTAGAGCGCCATTTTCTGGTAATGGCGAATTAGTAAAAGTTAAATTATCAGACAAATCCGTTTCTAAAATTGGATTCCCAGACAGTTTAGCTGGAGTTGGTCTTATGGATATTGAAGACAACAAAATTTACTATACAGCAGGAACTTCTGTTTATGCAATGGGCATTAACGCAACAGCGCCTTCTACAACAGCAATTGTTACGATAGCTGATAGTTATATATACGGATTTGCAGTAGAAAACAATCGTATTTATGTTGCAGATGCAAAATTCGATAAAGATAGTAAAGCATTCATTTACGACTTAGCTGGAAATCTTCAAAAAGAATTAGCAACCGGTGCAGGATCAAACGGTTTTTACTTTAACGATTAA